The following proteins come from a genomic window of Sorghum bicolor cultivar BTx623 chromosome 3, Sorghum_bicolor_NCBIv3, whole genome shotgun sequence:
- the LOC8060145 gene encoding high mobility group B protein 14, protein MKTRSQTAPKPLKTVAMAPRPSSPKRKSRPKPAGKGDRRAPKKPPTAFFYFMEDFRKVYKQEKPSVKSMQEIGKACGEKWNTMAFEEKVKYYDIATEKRAEFEKAMIEYNKKKKNGEMSEESDYD, encoded by the exons ATGAAGACGAGGTCGCAGACGGCGCCGAAGCCTCTCAAGACGGTGGCGATGGCTCCCAGACCGAGCAGCCCCAAGCGGAAGTCGAGGCCCAAGCCGGCGGGGAAGGGCGACCGCCGCGCACCCAAGAAGCCGCCCACCGCCTTCTTCtacttcat GGAGGATTTTCGGAAGGTTTATAAGCAAGAAAAACCAAGTGTAAAATCAATGCAGGAA ATAGGGAAGGCATGCGGCGAAAAATGGAATACAATGGCATTTGAG GAAAAGGTCAAGTATTATGATATAGCTACTGAGAAACGTGCAGAATTTGAGAAGGCGATGATTGAATATAACAAGAAAAAG AAAAACGGAGAAATGTCTGAGGAATCAGATTACGACTAG
- the LOC8061831 gene encoding GDSL esterase/lipase At4g10955 — protein sequence MANALSGQKAGEVTATPNPFEFHVYGPRHLSSPSWWDLLRSSWKDPNYRRMVIACFIQGVYLLELDRQDKRDERTGLAPQWWRHFMYRLSQTLVDERDGSIYGAVLEWDRRALLAGYAPFRPAGAPAAVVALRGTLLSGATFRRDVVDDLRFLAWDSLKGSVRFAGALAALRSAARRHGAGSVCVGGHSLGAGFALQVGKALAKEGVLVECHVFNPPSVSLATSLRGFAETAGEVWGRVRSWLPYVGSAPAAAAAAAATPAAADAKEVTLEGAGTAKWLPHLYINTNDYICCYYTDAAAGTATVTARGGGGGGGGSGSSKAAGGDGGMGKPGLARMLTVSKGPTSFLDAHGLQQWWADDVELQVALNHSKLIDRQLRSLYAAQPASPQVSL from the exons ATGGCCAATGCACTGTCAGGCCAGAAAGCCGGCGAGGTCACGGCGACGCCGAATCCGTTCGAGTTCCATGTGTACGGCCCGCGACACCTGTCGTCTCCCAGCTGGTGGGATCTCCTCCGTTCGAGCTG GAAAGATCCCAACTACCGGCGCATGGTGATCGCGTGCTTCATCCAGGGGGTGTACCTGCTGGAGCTGGACCGGCAGGACAAGCGCGACGAGCGCACGGGCCTCGCGCCGCAGTGGTGGCGCCACTTCATGTACAGGCTCTCCCAGACACTGGTCGACGAGCGCGACGGCTCCATCTACGGCGCCGTGCTCGAGTGGGACCGCCGGGCCCTGCTAGCCGGCTACGCGCCGTTCCGCCCCGCCGGCGCGCCGGCCGCCGTCGTGGCGCTCCGCGGCACGCTGCTGAGCGGGGCCACGTTCCGGCGCGACGTGGTGGACGACCTCCGGTTCCTGGCCTGGGACAGCCTCAAGGGCTCGGTGCGGTTCGCCGGCGCGCTGGCCGCGCTGCGGTCCGCGGCGCGCAGGCACGGCGCCGGGAGCGTGTGCGTGGGTGGGCACTCGCTGGGCGCCGGGTTCGCGCTCCAGGTGGGCAAGGCGCTGGCCAAGGAAGGCGTGCTCGTGGAGTGCCACGTGTTCAACCCGCCGTCCGTGTCGCTGGCCACCAGCCTCAGGGGCTTCGCGGAGACGGCCGGCGAGGTGTGGGGCCGCGTGCGCTCGTGGCTGCCCTACGTGGGCTCAGCtccggctgcggctgcggctgcggctgcgacCCCGGCCGCGGCGGACGCGAAGGAAGTGACGCTGGAGGGCGCGGGGACGGCCAAGTGGCTGCCGCACCTGTACATCAACACCAACGACTACATCTGCTGCTACTACACGGACGCGGCGGCCGGGACGGCGACGGTGACggcgagaggaggaggaggaggaggaggagggagcgGGAGCAGTAAGGCTGCTGGAGGAGACGGTGGCATGGGAAAGCCGGGGCTGGCGAGGATGCTGACGGTGTCCAAGGGGCCGACCAGTTTCCTCGATGCGCACGGGCTGCAGCAGTGGTGGGCCGACGATGTGGAGCTGCAGGTGGCGCTCAACCACAGCAAACTCATCGACCGCCAGCTGAGGTCGCTCTATGCTGCGCAGCCGGCATCGCCGCAAGTGAGCCTGTAG
- the LOC8061828 gene encoding alpha-aminoadipic semialdehyde synthase: MVLLHHEVEVEYLDGQPTEKHQATLLEFGKVENGRSTTAMALTVGIPAAIGALLLLQNKVQTKGVIRPLQPEIYIPALEILESSGIKLIERVEI; the protein is encoded by the exons ATGGTACTGCTCCACCATGAAGTCGAGGTGGAATACCTAGATGGGCAACCCACCGAAAAGCACCAAGCGACGCTACTGGAGTTTGGGAAGGTTGAAAATGGCAGATCCACCACTGCCATGGCCCTGACCGTTGGTATTCCTGCAGCAATAGGGGCCCTG CTATTGCTACAGAATAAGGTCCAGACAAAAGGAGTGATCAGGCCTCTGCAACCGGAGATCTACATTCCAG CATTGGAGATCTTGGAGTCGTCAGGCATCAAGCTGATTGAGAGAGTGGAGATTTGA
- the LOC8061830 gene encoding lipid phosphate phosphatase 2 — MMMIRSPTKGSRSSKVKKSKPTTTTTPAPPPALLDLASFTGSRSSSAHYSYREVPREDHHHRPAPAPAAAAAPLEMQASHDDGATAAAGPASCSSLPTMPKVARSHAWDWVALLLLVAVDVLLNVIEPFHRFVGAGMMTDLRYPMKSNTVPVWAVPIVAVIGPMIIFVIVYIRRRNVYDLHHAILGILFAVLITGVLTDAIKDAVGRPRPNFFWRCFPDGIAVYDNITTGVICHGDPSVIKEGHKSFPSGHTSWSFAGLGFLSWYLAGKITVFDRRGHVAKLCVVLLPLLVAALIAISRVDDYWHHWQDVCTGGFLGLVVASVCYLQFFPAPSDEKGFWPHAHLRFVREREAEESRATQRSTETAGARTSHELDALEAGRRDQL; from the exons ATGATGATGATTCGTAGCCCAACGAAAGGATCCAGGAGCAGCAAGGTGAAGAAGAGCAagccaacgacgacgacgacaccggcgccgccgccggcattGCTCGATCTCGCCTCCTTCACCGGCTCCAGGTCGTCGTCGGCGCATTATTCGTACCGCGAGGTCCCGCGCGAAGATCATCATCATCGacctgcacctgcacctgctgctgctgctgccccccTGGAGATGCAGGCCTCCCATGATgatggcgccaccgccgccgccggccccgCGTCGTGCTCGTCGCTGCCGACGATGCCCAAGGTGGCGCGGTCGCACGCGTGGGACTGGGTCGCGCTGCTCCTCCTGGTCGCCGTCGACGTGCTTCTCAACGTCATCGAGCCGTTccaccggttcgtcggcgccggCATGATGACCGACCTCAGATACCCCATGAAAAGCAACACCGTCCCCGTCTGGGCCGTTCCG ATCGTCGCTGTCATTGGGCCCATGATCATCTTTGTCATCGTCTACATCAGGAGGAGGAACGTGTACGATCTGCACCATGCCATTCTAG GTATCCTATTCGCTGTGCTGATAACGGGCGTCCTGACCGACGCGATCAAGGACGCCGTCGGCCGGCCGCGCCCCAACTTCTTCTGGCGTTGCTTCCCTGATGGAATAGCG GTGTACGACAACATTACAACGGGAGTCATATGCCATGGTGATCCTAGTGTGATCAAGGAAGGACACAAGAGCTTCCCCAGTGGCCACACCTCAT GGTCATTTGCCGGGCTGGGTTTCCTGTCGTGGTACCTGGCCGGGAAGATCACGGTGTTCGATCGAAGGGGGCACGTCGCCAAGCTCTGCGTGGTCCTCCTGCCCCTGCTCGTCGCGGCGTTGATTGCCATCTCGCGGGTGGACGACTACTGGCACCACTGGCAAGACGTCTGCACTGGCGGCTTTCTCG GATTGGTGGTCGCTTCAGTCTGCTACCTCCAGTTCTTTCCAGCCCCGTCAGACGAGAAAG GGTTCTGGCCGCACGCGCACTTGAGGTTCGTCAGAGAGCGGGAGGCAGAGGAGAGCCGGGCAACGCAGCGGTCTACGGAGACCGCCGGAGCGCGCACGAGCCACGAACTGGATGCGTTGGAAGCCGGCAGGAGAGACCAGTTGTAG
- the LOC8061829 gene encoding uncharacterized protein LOC8061829, with translation MATVAVDRHQLDGIIAPAETAAAGGGAPVQKRRGWIKRMMYSPVAAAVGAEKGRTAAAAAAAAYDDDSGATRTTKPRRGGWLRRLMVPPPREHRRQRKLVGGGGGGSASSSRLLAGLPRWKRVSIGGGWASALLDAAAFRVMYVVEAVVLGLALSCFFCCCGCQI, from the coding sequence ATGGCCACGGTCGCCGTAGACCGTCATCAGCTGGACGGCATCATAGCGCCGGCCGAgacggcggcggccggcggcggcgcgccggtGCAGAAGCGCAGGGGGTGGATCAAGCGGATGATGTACTCGCCCGTGGCAGCAGCGGTAGGAGCCGAGAAGGGGAggacagcggcggcggcggccgccgccgcctacgACGACGACAGCGGCGCGACGAGGACGACGAAGCCGCGGCGAGGCGGGTGGCTGCGGCGACTGAtggtgccgccgccgcgggaGCACCGCCGGCAGCGGAAGctggtgggcggcggcggcggcgggtcagCGTCGTCGTCCAGGCTGCTGGCCGGGCTGCCGAGGTGGAAGCGCGTGTCCATCGGCGGCGGGTGGGCGTCGGCGCTGCTGGACGCCGCCGCGTTCCGCGTCATGTACGTGGTGGAGGCCGTCGTGCTGGGCCTCGCGCTCTCCTGCTTCTTCTGCTGCTGCGGCTGCCAGATATGA
- the LOC8061827 gene encoding 26S protease regulatory subunit 7A → MAPEPEDEIMNEKNPRPLDEDDIALLKTYGLGPYSTSIKKVEKEIKEMAKKINDLCGIKESDTGLAPPSQWDLVSDKQMMQEEQPLQVARCTKIISPNTDDAKYVINVKQIAKFVVGLGDKVSPTDIEEGMRVGVDRNKYQIQIPLPPKIDPSVTMMTVEEKPDVTYNDVGGCKEQIEKMREVVELPMLHPEKFVKLGIDPPKGVLCYGPPGTGKTLLARAVANRTDACFIRVIGSELVQKYVGEGARMVRELFQMARSKKACIVFFDEVDAIGGARFDDGVGGDNEVQRTMLEIVNQLDGFDARGNIKVLMATNRPDTLDPALLRPGRLDRKVEFGLPDLEGRTQIFKIHTRTMNCERDIRFELLARLCPNSTGADIRSVCTEAGMYAIRARRKTVTEKDFLDAVNKVIKGYQKFSATPKYMVYN, encoded by the exons ATGGCACCGGAACCGGAGGATGAGATCATGAACGAGAAGAACCCTCGCCCCTTGGACGAGGACGACATCGCCCTCCTCAAAACATAT GGGCTTGGGCCGTACTCGACCAGCATAAAGAAGGTCGAGAAGGAGATCAAGGAAATGGCTAAGAAAATCAATGACCTTTGTG GGATAAAGGAGTCTGATACAGGGCTGGCTCCACCTAGCCAGTGGGATTTGGTTTCAGATAAACAGATGATGCAAGAAGAACAGCCATTACAA GTAGCAAGGTGTACAAAGATTATAAGCCCTAATACGGATGATGCCAAATATGTTATAAATGTAAAACAAATTGCAAAG TTTGTGGTTGGACTGGGGGATAAGGTCTCTCCAACTGATATCGAGGAAGGGATGAGGGTCGG TGTTGATCGTAACAAGTACCAGATTCAGATCCCTCTTCCACCAAAAATTGACCCAAGTGTTACCATGATGACTGTGGAGGAAAAGCCAGATGTGACTTACAACGATGTTGGTGGCTGCAAGGAGCAGATTGAGAAGATGCGTGAA GTTGTTGAACTTCCTATGCTTCACCCAGAAAAGTTTGTCAAGCTTGGTATTGACCCTCCTAAAGGCGTCCTTTGCTATGGTCCACCTGGTACTGGCAAGACTCTTCTTGCAAGAGCTGTAGCAAATCGGACTGATGCTTGTTTCATCCGTGTAATTGGAAGTGAGCTAGTTCAGAAGTATGTCGGAGAAGGTGCTCGGATGGTCAGGGAACTGTTCCAG ATGGCCCGCTCAAAGAAAGCATGCATTGTTTTCTTCGATGAAGTTGATGCTATTGGTGGTGCTCGTTTTGATGATGGGGTCGGTGGTGACAATGAGGTGCAGCGAACAATGTTGGAAATAGTAAACCAGCTTGATGGGTTTGATGCAAGAGGGAACATCAAAGTCCTCATGGCCACTAATAG GCCTGATACCTTGGATCCTGCGCTTCTGCGTCCTGGTCGTCTGGACAGAAAGGTAGAATTCGGGCTACCTGACCTGGAGGGCCGTACTCAAATTTTCAAGATCCATACACGAACCATGAACTGCGAGCGAGATATTCGTTTCGAGCTTCTGGCACGTCTCTGCCCCAACTCTACTG GAGCGGATATAAGGAGCGTTTGCACAGAAGCTGGGATGTATGCCATCCGTGCCCGCAGGAAAACGGTGACAGAAAAGGACTTCCTCGATGCTGTCAATAAGGTCATCAAGGGCTACCAGAAATTCAGTGCAACACCCAAGTATATGGTGTACAACTAG